In the genome of Synechococcus sp. CB0101, the window AGAACGCGAAGCAATCTCTACGATGCACTGCTAGAGCGTGTATGGAAGAGAACTCTCAAGAGTTGTGGAATTAAATATCGAAAACTTTATTCTCAGCGTCACACCTTCTTGAGTCACACGCTTGCATCAGGAAATTCCCCTGCTGATGTTGCTGCTATCGCGGGGCACAGGTTGGATGAACTGCTCAAGACGTACGCAAAACCAACTGGAGCATTGAAGTTGGTTGAGTGGTCATGACGACTGATGGTGCATGGGGAAGCACTCTGATGGTTTAGTGCATTGATGCAGAAGCATCAAATTATCAAAAACAAACCATGTGTGTAGCATCGAAACGCAATGCACTTGTGTCTGCGTGGGTCGAGTCACAATTACACTGGATGAGCGCGATCACCTTGCGCTAAAAATATTGGCACTGCATAAGAGGGAGAAAATTGTCACACTAATCCAAGATGCAATGCGCGCATACCTTGACAAGGAATGTGCTTACGATCTTGCTATACTGTCCACCAAGTCTCAGGAGAAATCTGTCTAGATGGATTCGGGTGATGATGGCAGGTATCGAATTGATCCAGATAAACTCCCGAAGAAACTGGATATTGACTTGCCCCCTGCGCTGTTAAAAAAACTTGCGGAAAATGCTGCGGCAACTGGAAGGTCGCTGGATGAACTGATTCTTGAGATTCTGGATCAGTATCTGCAGGATCGCTAGAAATTGAATTCTGACATAAAAAAACCAGCAGGGTGACCTGCTGGGGAAGGGTGAAGGTGGTAGGTATTGGCAAACCTATTGCTTTTGGATGCCCTGCTCCAGGATGAATGCCGCCAGATTGCTTAGGGAACGACCCTCCTCATTGCTGCGTTGGACAATCGCCTCAAAGGTGGAGTGGGGAATGGTGATCGTGATTCGTTTAGGCGATCTGGACAGCAAGTTCCTCTTGCTGACTTCGTAGGGGGTCATCTTTGCTCTGTAGCGCGTAGCAATCATTGCATATCACCCCCCCGTGTAACTATCCTAATAGGAAACATGCCTGATGCTTTATTCATTAAATGCATAACCTATTTGCAGTATTACGCAGCATAATGCTGCATTTTGAAGTGTACTCATATGGGGACTTGGCAAGTTCCAGGGCATTCAGAGCAACTTCTTCTGTTTGAGTTGTCTCCAGAAGCAATCAAGTGCTGCCTCCATTACCTCATCGGGAGTTTTGAATGCAATCGTGTGGGTAATAGGACTGATCACATTCTTCTGGATCTCAATCAACTGCTTCTTACTCTCGCTTCTCATTGTTAACCCCAGGTCTCGTGTGGTTGTTTAAGGATGTATGCTTCCTTCTTGATTAAGAATTTAATGAGGTCACTTTTGTTCAATCGATAGTGCCTGCAAAGTTGATCTCTTGTGCTTTGCAGGTATGCCTCATGCCGCTTGAATGATATCTGTTCTCGGGTTGACTTGATTGAATTCATGGTGCTTGATGTCTTGATGAAGGATGTAAATATTGTGGATTCCAAATGGGTTTGCCTTGAGTTTATTCAAATGGTCGCTGTCTTAGGGAAATTCTGGAAAACCCAGCCCGTCTGCGCGAAAATGAACCTGTAATCGCAGACCAGGACTGGGTTGATGGGCGGCAAGCAGCTCGGTTTCACGGACTATGAGCTGACCACGGCCAAGAAGCGCACCAAGCGCGAGAAATTTCTCTCCGAGATGGAGGCTGTGGTGCCTTGGCAGGCACTCATCGATCTGATCGAGCCGCACTACCCCAAGGCGAGCAAGAAAGGCGGCAGGCCTCCCTATCCGCTGGCAACGATGCTGCGCATTCATCTGCTGCAGCAGTGGTACTCCCTCAGCGATCCGGCCATGGAAGAGGCCTTGATCGAGGTGCCCACCATGCGCCGCTTTGCCGGCATCGAGCTGATCAGCGATCGGATCCCGGACGAGACCACGATCCTCACGTTCCGCCATCTGCTTGAGAAGCATGGGCTGGGTGAGCAGATTTTTGACACCGTCAAAGCGCTCCTGGCCGCTCGGGGCGTAACCATGCGTCAGGGCACGATCGTCGATGCCACCTTGATCGCAGCGCCCAGCTCCACCAAGAACAAAGATGGGAAGCGGGATCCGGAGATGCACCAGACCAAAAAGGGCAACCAGTGGTACTTCGGCATGAAGGTCCACGCCGGCGTTGACAAGGACTCAGGCCTGATCCATTCGGTTGTCGTCACCGCCGCCAACGTGCACGACCTCACCCCGGCAGCTGAGCTACTGCATGGAGATGAGGAGGTGGTGTACGGCGATGCTGGCTACCAGGGCATCGCCAAGAGACCAGAAATGGCTGGCAAGACAGCGGAGTTCAGAGTGGCGATGCGGCCCGGCACGCGCAGGGCTCTTCCTGACACCCCGGATGGGAGGGTGCAGGATCTGATCGAGACGGCCAAAGCTCACATCCGCTCCAAGGTTGAGCATCCCTTCCGTGTGATCAAGCAGCAGTTCGGCTTTCAAAAGACCCGGCTGCGAGGCTTGGCCAAGAACCGCTGCAAAATCAACGTGCTTGCGGCACTGTCGAATCTGTACCAGGCCCGACGACAATTACTCGCGACAGTGTGAACAGGGACTTGGTGTGCCTGCACACCTCTATTTAGCCTCAAAACCAGCCGAAAGTGGCTGGATATGTGAGCCAAGGTCATCAAAAAATGGCCTCAGAGGCAATTTGCAGCCAAAACCACTCTTTCTGCTCGCTGCCGCCGCTCAAACACCGCTTGTCCAGAGTTTCCTTAGATGTACTTGTGATCGATTGGTTTTAAGATCTTCTTTAAAACACCTTATGATTTTAATTGATCTTTATTCATTGCGCTATCGCGCAATGTCGCCTGCGGCGACTCATCTGGAGGTGATATTATTCAATATTGACAATATTGATGCCATCCCTAACAAAGATATTTATAAGAGTTTGTGTTGCATCTATCCTGATTTGTTCTTGAAACCTGACAAAGGTAATTATACATAAAATCTCTATGGTTGTCAAGTCTTCTAGGTATTAGTGAGTGCTTGTAATAATTTAAGGTAAATGCTAAAACAGTTCAGTAAGTAAAGGACAATATGGAAACCCTCTTAGACAGAAGATATCGCCAAAGACTATTTGAATGCTGCCTAAAGAAACCAGTGCCAGTCGGGTCTCCTGGTATTCCTAAGTGGAAGTTGGAATGCCCTCTGTGTGGTGGTGCTGGGGCGTTGCTGGTCTGGTTGCCCGCGCGGAATACCTACAAGTTCTTGTGCTCCTCAAGTAATTCCAGGAATTGCGGAGTCCAGGTGGAGTTCCCTGTGCTCCTGAAGATGTGGAATTTGCCCCTGTATCACCAGTATTTGCAGGAGAGGGAGGAAGAAGGCACTGCTGGTGCAGGGTTCAATGTCCCTAAGGCATCTCAGGTCTTGCCTCAGCGGCGATCGAAGAGGAGTTTGGAAGGGCGCGAACGCCAAGTCCCTCACGAACTCAAAAACGACGGTTCAAGGCATCTCGGCGACACCTCTGATGGTGCGTGACACTTTGAGAACTGGTTGTTGACTTGAGAAAATCAAGTCAACTCGGAGTCCTTGCCACTGCCTCGTCGCTGCTCTTCTAAGTAGGCGAACACACTCTTATCGCCCACATCGGCGGCCGCTGGCATCGGGAATTTGCGCAGGGTGAGCACCAGGAGCAGCGCGGCTTCGAGCCCAAGAAGATTGGCGGTGGCGGTGAGAGGCAGCAGGCCGGTTAAGGCGCCGAGTAGGGCCAGCGGCAGCAGCAGCGTCACCCCAATCGCTTCCGGGCGGCGGAAGCAGAAAAACTCCTTGAAGCCGATGCCGGCCAGGGCGGCAAAGAACGGACCGATCGCCCAGATCCAGGCGGGATGGGCCGCTACCGCAGCGGCCATGCCGCCTGGGCCGGCGCTGATGGCCAAGGCGGCAAAGCCCACGCATCCCAGCAGCCAGAGGAGCTGCAGAGCCCGATGCAGGGGCCGCAGGTAGATGTGAATCCAGCGCAAGGCCAGGCCCACCCCCAGCAGCAAGGGCAGCAGCCACGGCCAGAGCCAGGCGTCGCCGAGCTGGCGCCACTGCAGCAACAAACCCACTTGGGCGATGGCGGCGACGCACAGCGCCAGCCGGTAGCTGAGCACTTCCCGCTCGTCCTCTGCCGTGATGCTGTACGGCCCGTACACCCCTTCGAAGCTGGTCATGGCGGCGGCGGTGCTTGCACCAGTGTGGCCAGGGCCGGACCAGCGGGCACGATCCCGGAGGGGTGCAAGGGGAATAGGGCGCCGAAGTAGTCCTGGCGCCAAGCCTGATCGCAGCAGGTGTCGGCCACGCCAGGCAGCCCAAACACCCGTTGGCGCCAGTGCCACAGGGCCGGCAACTGCCAGAGGGGCCGCCGCGACACACCGAACAACGGGGCGTACACCAGCTCCAGGCGGATCAAGGTGGGGAAGAGTTGCACATCCGCCAGGGTGAGGCAGTTGCCGCACAGCCATGGCCCAGCCCCGGACGTGCCCAGGGCAGCTTCGGCTTGCTCCAGTGCTGCAAACAGTTCGCTTTCGGCGCGGTCGTAGGCCGACTGGTTGCGAGCGAAGCCACAGCGATACACCCCGTCGTTGACGGCTCCTTGAAACAGCTCCCGCCAGCCTTCGATCCCTGCGCTCAGCTCCGCTGGCGCCAGATCGGGGGCCTCGGCTGGAGCCGGCCATTGGTTGAGCAGCTCGATCAGCCGGGCGCTTTCCCCCAGCACCACCCGGCCGCTGCTGCGTTCCACCAGCACCGGCACCGTGGCCCGCTGGTCGGTGGTGGCCCCAGAGCGGCGATAGAGCTCCTGGAGGGTGCTGCAGCCCAAAAACGGTGTGCCGAAGCGCCAGCGCCCGGCTTCCGGGTCGGGCTCCACCACCAACAGTTCGATGCTGTTCTGCAACTGCCGCAGCGTCCATACCAGCCAGGCGCGGTGGGCCCAGGGGCAGCTCCGCCCCACGATCAGCACATGGGAGCCCGGCTCTGCGGCATTGGTTGGCAGAGGCGGCAGGGCGCTGAAGGCCGCGGCGGGCCGGCGGTAGTTCCCATCGCTGTCAGCGGGGCCAAGCCCCTGCATCAGCTGTTGCCATTGCCAGTTCCAGCCAGCACGGGCGGCGCTCACCACGACAGGAGGAATCGCCATCGCCGGCATCACTGCATCGCTGCCAGGCTGGCGCAGCAACGAGCCGGAGAACAGGCATGGGCCAGGGCCGAGTGCTGGTGGTAGCGGCCACCCATGGCAACGAGCGCAATGCCCCCTGGCTGCTCGAGCAATGGCGGGCTCGCCCGGAGTTGCTGAATGCCGCAGGACTCGATCTTCAGCTGGAGATCGGCAATCCCGATGCGTTCGCAGCCAATCGCCGCTACCTCGATCGCGACCTCAACCGGTGCTTCACGCCGGAGTTGCTGGCGGATGCCAGTCGCGCCGAACGCGAGGTGCAGCGAGCCCGTGCCCTGCTGGTGGCCCATGGCCCTGATGGGGAGCAGCCCTGTGGGGTGGCCCTCGATCTGCACAGCACCACCAGCGCTATGGGCAATTCCCTGGTGGTGTACGGCCGCCGGCCCGCCGATCTCGCCTTGGCCGCCGGCATCCAGGCTCGGCTGGGCTTGCCGGTTTATCTGCATGAGGCTGATGCGGCCCAAACGGGGTTCCTGGTGGAGCGCTGGCCGGTTGGGTTGGTGATTGAGGTGGGGCCGGTGCCCCAGGGTTTGGTGGCCGCGGCGATCTGCCGGCAAACGCAGCTGGCCTTGGAAGCGGCTCTCGACACCCTGGCCGCGGCGGCTCTAAGCACGCTGCGCCTGCCCTGTCATCTTCAGGTGCATCTGCATCACAGCAGCCTCGATCTGCCCCGCCATCCCGATGGAACCCCGGCTGCTGCGTTGCACCCGCAGTTGCAGCACCGCGATTGGCGGCCTCTGGAGCCAGGCGATCCGCTGTATTGGAGAGCCGATGGAACAACCCTGGCCTACGCACCTGCCGCAGAGGCCGCCTCACTGGCCCGCTGGCCGGTGTTCATCAATGAGGCGGCGTACGGCGAGAAGGGCATCGCCTTGAGCCTCTGCCGCCGGGAAATCTGGGCGTGTCAGCCCAGCTGGGCAGAGGCTCTGGGGTGCTGGCCTCAGATGGCGGGGCCGTTGTAGATCAGCTGTTGCACGGTGCGGCCGTCAGGGCTGATCAGGATCTCGGTGGTGATGGTGGGGGGCTGCCCTGCCTCCTGCCAGCCAGGCTTGCCGCCGTTGAAGCGGAACAGGAATCCTTTGCTGTCGTTGCCGACCATGCAGCTGCCGCCGCTGCCACCGGAGGTGAACATGCAGGCGGCGGGGATGTACTGGGTCAGGCCGCCGTTCAGGGTTACCGCGGTGTTTCGCGCCAGGTTCATGGCGCGCTGGCGAGCAGTGGCTTGCTGCTGCAGCTGATCAATCCGATCAAGGGTTTCTTGCACGTTCTGGGCCAGGCCGGTAGCCGGGGCCAGGGCCAGGGACGCCGCAGCAAGTCCGCCTGCGATCGAGGTAATGCGAAGCATGGCAATGAAAGTTGGGGAATCAGCTCAGCCGCAAGCCCATGTGCTCTGCTCCTTGGTGCAGGGCAGGTCGCTGCTGGAGCCATCGGCCCAGTAAATACGAAGCCGATCGTCTGTGGTGCCCATCCGGAACGTGAGCGATTTCACGGGACCGGCTGGTGCTTTGCCCGAGGGATCGGCCGTGTTTCCTGTCCCTGGCTTGGCCTGGCGCTGCTCGAGTTGTTGCAACCGCAGCTCGATTCGATTGAGACGCTCGTCCTCGGCAGGGGGCTGGCTCTGACAACCCACCAGCAGCAGCGCGGCGGCCAGAGACAGGGCGGAGAGGCGCATGGCCTGGGCGGAGAAAGGCAACTCCTAGCAGCGATCTCAGCGATTGACCAGGTGTTGCATCAGCGCAGCTGATCGGATTGATTAGCTGCGCTGCGCCCCGGACGCGCTTCAACCCACGTCACACGGCGCAAACATCCGTTACATTCATCTGTGGCAGGGCGGGTTTCCGGCCTGTCCTTCCTTCCCGCTCAACAACGAGTCCATTCGGGCTTGGCTGCTGAGCACTACGTATCCGTACTCATGACCACCACCATCCAGCAGCGCCAAGGCGCTTCTGCGTGGAACCAGTTCTGCGAGTGGGTCACCAGCACCGACAACCGCCTCTACGTGGGTTGGTTCGGCGTTCTGATGATTCCCTGCCTGCTGGCCGCCACCATCTGCTTCATCGTTGCCTTTATCGCCGCTCCCCCGGTTGATATCGACGGCATCCGTGAGCCCGTTGCCGGCTCCCTGCTGTACGGCAACAACATCATCTCTGGCGCTGTGATCCCCAGCAGCAACGCCATTGGTCTGCACTTCTATCCCATCTGGGAAGCCGCCAGCCTCGACGAGTGGCTGTACAACGGCGGTCCTTTCCAGCTGGTGGTTTTCCACTTCCTCATCGGCATCTACGCCTACATGGGACGTGAGTGGGAACTCTCCTACCGCCTGGGCATGCGCCCCTGGATCTGCGTTGCTTACAGCGCACCCGTGGCCGCAGCCTCTGCTGTGTTCCTTGTGTATCCCTTCGGTCAGGGCTCCTTCTCGGACGCCATGCCCCTGGGTATCAGCGGCACCTTCAACTACATGCTGGTGTTCCAGGCTGAGCACAACATCCTGATGCACCCCTTCCACATGCTTGGTGTGGCTGGTGTGTTCGGCGGCAGCCTGTTCTCCGCCATGCACGGCTCCCTGGTGACCTCCTCCCTGGTGCGTGAAACCACCGAGAGCGAGTCCCAGAACTACGGCTACAAGTTCGGCCAAGAGGAAGAGACCTACAACATCGTGGCTGCCCACGGTTACTTCGGTCGCCTGATCTTCCAATACGCCAGCTTCAACAACAGCCGCAGCTTGCACTTCTTCCTGGCTGCCTGGCCTGTGGTCGGCATCTGGTTCACCGCCCTGGGCGTGAGCACCATGGCGTTCAACCTGAACGGCTTCAACTTCAACCAGTCGATCCTGGATTCCCAGGGTCGTGTGCTGAACACCTGGGCCGACGTGCTGAACCGCGCCAACCTGGGTATGGAAGTGATGCACGAGCGCAACGCTCACAACTTCCCCTCGACCTGGCTGCTGCAGAAGCCACCCCCGTGGCTCTGACTGCCCCCGCCATCGGCTGAGGTTGATCCTCAAAACGGTTCAATCACGGTTGAACCAGAAGCCCCGCGCAAGCGGGGGCTTTTTGTTGTCTTGGTGCCGGGCTCCGCCGCTGCGCCGTCACTGGCCGATGTCTTCGGCCCAGAGCTCGGGCTTCTGCTCCAGCATGGTTTGCATCAAGTCTTCGCAGGCAGGGTCATTGAGGCACTCCACGGCAATCCCGGCTTCCTCCAGCCATCGCTCGGCTCCTTGAAAGCTGCGCCGCTCACCGATCAGTACCCGGCGGAACCCCAGCAGCACAGCCGTGCCAGCGCACATGGGGCAAGGCGAGAGCGTGGTCACCAGGGTGAGATCCCGCCAGTCGCGGCGCCGGCCTGCATTGCGGATGCATTGCGTTTCCCCATGACTGGTGGGATCACCGTTCTGCACCCGCTGGTTGTGGCCACGGGCCACGATCGTGCCGTCTTCCCTGGCCAAGACCGCGCCGATGGGAATCCCCCCTTCCATCCAGCTTTGTTGTGCTTCTTGCCGTGCAGCATCCATCAGTTGCTGCATGGTGGATCGCTCCATGAACTGTGCCTTGCGTGCGAAAGGTCGTATCTGCGTTGTAGCCATCCATCGAGGCTTTTCCCGCTCAACGCTGTCGCACAGCCGTCGCGATCACGGAAAAGCCAATCGCCGTAAAACAAAAGAACCGCCAGTGACTGCAGGGCCTCTGGCGGTTCTTTTGTGTCTTCAAGCCGGTGACTGGATTTGAACCTGCGACCTACTGATTACGAATCAATCGTTTTTCGCTGAGATCGCTTGGTATGACTAGGGGTGGTTGCCCTGCTTTCCCTGTAAGTTTCCCCGTTGCAAACTGAAATGTCGAAATTCCGGTTGCAACCTGCTGATCCCTCATCAGTGGGCTGACCCACTGATTCGGTGTTTTGAGTTTCCCTGTGAGTTTCCCTGTAGATCGCTGTGCTCCCCCTGTTGTTGCAGGGATGC includes:
- a CDS encoding IS5 family transposase, whose protein sequence is MGGKQLGFTDYELTTAKKRTKREKFLSEMEAVVPWQALIDLIEPHYPKASKKGGRPPYPLATMLRIHLLQQWYSLSDPAMEEALIEVPTMRRFAGIELISDRIPDETTILTFRHLLEKHGLGEQIFDTVKALLAARGVTMRQGTIVDATLIAAPSSTKNKDGKRDPEMHQTKKGNQWYFGMKVHAGVDKDSGLIHSVVVTAANVHDLTPAAELLHGDEEVVYGDAGYQGIAKRPEMAGKTAEFRVAMRPGTRRALPDTPDGRVQDLIETAKAHIRSKVEHPFRVIKQQFGFQKTRLRGLAKNRCKINVLAALSNLYQARRQLLATV
- a CDS encoding nucleoside deaminase — its product is MERSTMQQLMDAARQEAQQSWMEGGIPIGAVLAREDGTIVARGHNQRVQNGDPTSHGETQCIRNAGRRRDWRDLTLVTTLSPCPMCAGTAVLLGFRRVLIGERRSFQGAERWLEEAGIAVECLNDPACEDLMQTMLEQKPELWAEDIGQ
- a CDS encoding glutathione S-transferase C-terminal domain-containing protein translates to MAIPPVVVSAARAGWNWQWQQLMQGLGPADSDGNYRRPAAAFSALPPLPTNAAEPGSHVLIVGRSCPWAHRAWLVWTLRQLQNSIELLVVEPDPEAGRWRFGTPFLGCSTLQELYRRSGATTDQRATVPVLVERSSGRVVLGESARLIELLNQWPAPAEAPDLAPAELSAGIEGWRELFQGAVNDGVYRCGFARNQSAYDRAESELFAALEQAEAALGTSGAGPWLCGNCLTLADVQLFPTLIRLELVYAPLFGVSRRPLWQLPALWHWRQRVFGLPGVADTCCDQAWRQDYFGALFPLHPSGIVPAGPALATLVQAPPPP
- a CDS encoding DUF2301 domain-containing membrane protein codes for the protein MTSFEGVYGPYSITAEDEREVLSYRLALCVAAIAQVGLLLQWRQLGDAWLWPWLLPLLLGVGLALRWIHIYLRPLHRALQLLWLLGCVGFAALAISAGPGGMAAAVAAHPAWIWAIGPFFAALAGIGFKEFFCFRRPEAIGVTLLLPLALLGALTGLLPLTATANLLGLEAALLLVLTLRKFPMPAAADVGDKSVFAYLEEQRRGSGKDSELT
- a CDS encoding aspartoacylase; amino-acid sequence: MGQGRVLVVAATHGNERNAPWLLEQWRARPELLNAAGLDLQLEIGNPDAFAANRRYLDRDLNRCFTPELLADASRAEREVQRARALLVAHGPDGEQPCGVALDLHSTTSAMGNSLVVYGRRPADLALAAGIQARLGLPVYLHEADAAQTGFLVERWPVGLVIEVGPVPQGLVAAAICRQTQLALEAALDTLAAAALSTLRLPCHLQVHLHHSSLDLPRHPDGTPAAALHPQLQHRDWRPLEPGDPLYWRADGTTLAYAPAAEAASLARWPVFINEAAYGEKGIALSLCRREIWACQPSWAEALGCWPQMAGPL
- a CDS encoding ribbon-helix-helix protein, CopG family, with amino-acid sequence MDSGDDGRYRIDPDKLPKKLDIDLPPALLKKLAENAAATGRSLDELILEILDQYLQDR